Genomic segment of Desulfarculaceae bacterium:
TCGGCGACGTGCCCCTGGCCACGCAGGTGAAGCTCCTGCGCGTGCTGGAGAACCGCGAGGTGGAGCGGGTGGGCGACCACCAGCCCATCGAGGTGGACGTGCGCATCATCACCGCCACCAACCAGGACCTGGAGGGGCTCATCGGGGCCGGCGAGTTCCGCGAGGACCTGTTCTACCGCATCAACGTGGTGCCCCTGGCCGTGCCGCCCCTGCGCCGCCGCCTGGAGGACATCCCCCTCATCGCCACCCAGGTGATCCGGCGCATCGCCCTCAAGGGCGGCAAGCCTATCACCGGCCTCACCCCCAAGGCCATGGAGCGGCTGTTGGCCTACTCCTGGCCGGGCAACGTGCGCGAACTGATCAACGCCCTGGAGTTCGCCTTCGTGCTCTGCCCCGGCGGGCTGATCGGGGCCGAGCACCTGCCCCCGCGCATCGCCGGGTCCGAGCCCGCCGCGCCGGGCCGCCGGGGCCGTCCGGCCCTGGAGCGCTCGCGCCTGGTGGAGGTGCTGCGCCAGTGCGGGGGCAACCAGTCCCAGGCCGCCCGCGTCCTGGGCGTGAGCCGGGTTACGGTGTGGAAGCGGATTAAAGACTACGGCATCAATCTCCGCACCGATATTGTTTGAGCCGCGCGCCGCATTCGCTGCCCACATCAAGCCCTTATGGCCGTTCAGCGTTGCCAGGCGGGGAGTCATGCCCTAGAATGAAGGTCCACGGCTCCAGCGGGGCCACGATCATCCTAGGCGAGAGGAATCATGGACAAACGCGCACTGGTGACCGGCATCACCGGTCAGGACGGGGCCTACCTGGCCGAGCTACTGCTGTCAAAGGGCTACGAGGTCTGGGGCATTATCCGCCGCTCCAGCTCCTTCAATACCGGCCGCATCGATCATCTGTATCAGCCGCCCCAGGCCGAGGGCGCCCATCTGCGCCTGGTCTACGGCGATTTGACCGACGCCTCGAGCATCAACCAGATACTGATGAAAGTGCAGCCCACCGAGGTATACAATCTGGGCGCCCAGAGCCACGTCAAGGTGAGCTTCGACGTGCCCGAGTACACCTGCGACACCGTGGCCATGGGCGCGCTCAGGCTCTTGGAGGGCATGCGCCAGCTGAATATCGACGCGCGCTACTATCAGGCCAGCTCCAGCGAGATGTTCGGGCTCACCGAAAACGCGGTGCAAAACGAAGAGACGCCCTTCCACCCGCGCAGCCCCTACTCGGTGGGCAAGGTCTTCGCCTACTGGATGACCATCAACTACCGCGAGTCCTACGGCTTCCACGCTTCCAACGGCATCCTGTTCAACCACGAGTCGCCCAAGCGGGGCGAGACCTTCGTGACCCGCAAGATCTCCCGGGCGGTGGCCCGCATCAAAAAGGGCCTGCAAAAGAAGCTCTACCTGGGCAACATGGACGCCATGCGCGACTGGGGCTATGCCGGGGATTACGTGGAGGCCATGTGGCTCATGCTCCAGCAGGACGAGCCCGACGACTACGTGGTGGCCACCGGCGAGACCCACAGCGTGCGGGACTTCGTGGAGGCGGCCTTCGGCTACGTGGGCCTGGACTGGCACGACTACGTGGAGATCGACCCGCGCTACTTC
This window contains:
- the gmd gene encoding GDP-mannose 4,6-dehydratase → MDKRALVTGITGQDGAYLAELLLSKGYEVWGIIRRSSSFNTGRIDHLYQPPQAEGAHLRLVYGDLTDASSINQILMKVQPTEVYNLGAQSHVKVSFDVPEYTCDTVAMGALRLLEGMRQLNIDARYYQASSSEMFGLTENAVQNEETPFHPRSPYSVGKVFAYWMTINYRESYGFHASNGILFNHESPKRGETFVTRKISRAVARIKKGLQKKLYLGNMDAMRDWGYAGDYVEAMWLMLQQDEPDDYVVATGETHSVRDFVEAAFGYVGLDWHDYVEIDPRYF